The following are encoded in a window of Eschrichtius robustus isolate mEscRob2 chromosome 1, mEscRob2.pri, whole genome shotgun sequence genomic DNA:
- the FZD8 gene encoding frizzled-8: MEWGYLLEVTSLLAALALLQRSSGAAAASAKELACQEITVPLCKGIGYNYTYMPNQFNHDTQDEAGLEVHQFWPLVEIQCSPDLKFFLCSMYTPICLEDYKKPLPPCRSVCERAKAGCAPLMRQYGFAWPDRMRCDRLPEQGNPDTLCMDYNRTDLTTAAPSPPRRPPPPPPPPPGEQPPSGSGHGRPPGARPPSRGRGGGGDAAAPPARGGGSGGGGGKARPPGGGAAPCEPGCQCRAPMVSVSSERHPLYNRVKTGQIANCALPCHNPFFSQDERAFTVFWIGLWSVLCFVSTFATVSTFLIDMERFKYPERPIIFLSACYLFVSVGYLVRLVAGHEKVACSGGAGAAGGAGGAGGAAAGAGAAGAGAGGPGGRGEYEELGAVEQHVRYETTGPALCTVVFLLVYFFGMASSIWWVILSLTWFLAAGMKWGNEAIAGYSQYFHLAAWLVPSVKSIAVLALSSVDGDPVAGICYVGNQSLDNLRGFVLAPLVIYLFIGTMFLLAGFVSLFRIRSVIKQQGGPTKTHKLEKLMIRLGLFTVLYTVPAAVVVACLFYEQHNRPRWEATHNCPCLRDLQPDQARRPDYAVFMLKYFMCLVVGITSGVWVWSGKTLESWRALCTRCCWASKGAGAAGAGAAGGGPGGGGPGAGGGGGPGGGAGSLYSDVSTGLTWRSGTASSVSYPKQMPLSQV, from the coding sequence ATGGAGTGGGGTTACCTGTTGGAAGTGACCTCGTTGCTGGCCGCCCTGGCGCTACTGCAGCGCTCCAGCGGCGCTGCGGCCGCCTCGGCCAAGGAGCTGGCGTGCCAGGAGATCACCGTGCCGCTATGCAAGGGCATCGGCTACAACTACACCTATATGCCCAACCAGTTCAACCACGACACGCAGGACGAGGCGGGCCTGGAGGTGCACCAATTTTGGCCGCTGGTGGAGATCCAGTGCTCGCCCGACCTCAAGTTCTTCCTGTGCAGCATGTACACGCCCATCTGCCTGGAGGACTACAAGAAGCCCCTGCCTCCCTGCCGCTCGGTATGCGAGCGCGCCAAGGCCGGCTGCGCGCCCCTCATGCGCCAGTACGGCTTCGCCTGGCCCGACCGCATGCGCTGCGACAGGCTGCCCGAGCAGGGCAACCCTGACACGCTGTGCATGGACTACAACCGCACCGACCTCACCACGGCCGCGCCCAGCCCGCCGcggcgcccgccgccgccgccgccgccgccgcccggcgaGCAGCCGCCCTCCGGCAGCGGCCACGGCCGCCCGCCCGGGGCCCGGCCCCCGTCCCGCGGCAGGGGCGGCGGCGGGGACGCGGCTGCGCCCCCCGCGCGCGGCGGCGGCAGTGGCGGCGGAGGCGGGAAGGCGCGGCCCCCTGGCGGCGGCGCGGCGCCCTGCGAGCCGGGCTGCCAGTGCCGCGCGCCCATGGTGAGCGTGTCCAGCGAGCGGCACCCTCTCTATAATCGCGTCAAGACGGGCCAGATCGCCAACTGCGCGCTGCCCTGCCACAACCCGTTCTTCAGCCAGGACGAGCGCGCCTTCACCGTCTTCTGGATAGGTCTGTGGTCGGTGCTCTGCTTCGTGTCCACCTTCGCTACCGTCTCCACCTTCCTCATTGACATGGAGCGCTTCAAGTACCCCGAGCGGCCCATCATTTTCCTCTCGGCCTGCTACCTCTTCGTGTCCGTTGGCTACCTGGTGCGCCTGGTGGCGGGCCACGAGAAGGTGGCGTGTAGCGGCGGCGCCGGGGCcgcaggcggggcggggggcgccgggggcgcggcggcgggcgcgggggcggcgggcgcgggcgcgggcggcCCGGGCGGGCGCGGTGAGTACGAGGAGCTGGGTGCCGTGGAGCAGCACGTACGCTACGAGACCACGGGCCCGGCGCTGTGCACCGTGGTCTTCCTGCTCGTCTACTTCTTCGGCATGGCCAGCTCCATCTGGTGGGTGATCCTGTCGCTCACGTGGTTCCTGGCGGCGGGCATGAAATGGGGCAATGAGGCCATCGCCGGCTACTCGCAGTACTTCCACCTGGCCGCGTGGCTCGTGCCCAGCGTCAAGTCTATCGCCGTGCTGGCGCTCAGCTCGGTGGACGGCGACCCGGTGGCGGGCATCTGCTACGTGGGCAACCAGAGCCTGGACAACCTGCGCGGCTTCGTGCTGGCGCCGCTGGTCATCTACCTCTTCATCGGCACCATGTTCCTGCTGGCCGGCTTCGTGTCGCTCTTCCGCATCCGCTCGGTCATCAAGCAGCAGGGCGGCCCCACCAAGACACACAAGCTGGAGAAGCTCATGATCCGCCTGGGCCTCTTCACCGTGCTCTACACCGTGCCCGCCGCCGTCGTAGTCGCCTGTCTTTTCTACGAGCAGCACAACCGCCCGCGCTGGGAGGCCACGCACAACTGCCCGTGCCTGCGGGACCTGCAGCCGGACCAGGCGCGCCGGCCCGACTACGCCGTCTTCATGCTCAAGTACTTCATGTGCCTGGTGGTGGGCATCACGTCGGGCGTGTGGGTCTGGTCCGGCAAGACGCTCGAGTCGTGGCGCGCGCTGTGCACCCGCTGCTGCTGGGCCAGCAAGGGCGCGGGCGCGGCGGGCGCGGGCGCGGCGGGGGGCGGCCCGGGGGGCGGGGGCCCGggggccggcgggggcggggggccgggCGGCGGGGCGGGCTCCCTGTACAGCGACGTCAGCACCGGCTTGACGTGGCGGTCTGGCACGGCCAGCTCCGTGTCTTATCCAAAGCAGATGCCATTGTCCCAGGTCTGA